In one Novosphingopyxis iocasae genomic region, the following are encoded:
- a CDS encoding tRNA (cytidine(34)-2'-O)-methyltransferase — protein MRIALYQPDIAGNVGTILRLAACFGVPCDVIEPCGFPFSDRALRRAGMDYAAAADWTRHADWSAYHAGQAGSRLVLLSSKASASLYDFPFEPDDRLILGSESAGVPDDVRDACTAAVRIPMEAGFRSLNVAVAAGIALGEALRRTGRFERGAP, from the coding sequence ATGCGTATCGCACTTTATCAGCCGGACATCGCCGGTAATGTCGGCACGATCCTGCGGCTGGCCGCCTGCTTTGGCGTGCCGTGCGACGTGATCGAGCCATGTGGTTTTCCTTTTTCTGACCGTGCGCTGCGCCGGGCAGGCATGGACTATGCAGCCGCTGCAGACTGGACGCGCCATGCCGACTGGTCAGCCTATCATGCCGGTCAGGCAGGCAGCAGGCTCGTACTGCTCAGCAGCAAGGCAAGCGCCTCGCTTTACGATTTCCCGTTCGAGCCCGATGACCGGCTGATTCTGGGCTCGGAAAGCGCGGGCGTGCCGGACGATGTACGCGATGCCTGCACCGCCGCCGTGCGCATCCCGATGGAAGCGGGCTTTCGTTCGCTCAACGTCGCCGTCGCCGCTGGCATCGCGCTCGGCGAGGCGCTACGCCGGACGGGCCGATTTGAAAGAGGAGCCCCATGA
- the petA gene encoding ubiquinol-cytochrome c reductase iron-sulfur subunit, protein MVTVKEADPFLKESGEGLRRREFINIAAVGVAGVGATIAVIPLVNQMNPSADVLALSSTEIDISAIEPGQAIKSTWRKQPIFVRNLTPQEIREANEVPVDSLRDPQTLAERTEEGHENWLITLAVCTHLGCIPLGAGEGENKGPFGGYFCPCHGSAYDTAARIRQGPAPRNLEVPPYTFTSDTVVQIG, encoded by the coding sequence ATGGTTACGGTCAAAGAGGCTGATCCATTCCTGAAGGAAAGCGGCGAGGGGCTGCGGCGGCGTGAGTTCATCAATATCGCCGCGGTCGGCGTTGCCGGCGTCGGCGCGACCATCGCGGTGATTCCGCTGGTCAACCAGATGAACCCGAGCGCGGACGTGCTCGCTCTGTCCTCGACCGAGATCGACATCAGCGCGATCGAGCCGGGGCAGGCAATCAAGAGCACCTGGCGCAAGCAGCCGATCTTCGTGCGCAATCTGACGCCGCAGGAAATTCGCGAAGCCAATGAAGTGCCAGTGGATTCGCTGCGCGATCCGCAGACATTGGCCGAGCGTACCGAGGAAGGCCATGAGAACTGGCTGATCACGCTGGCCGTCTGCACCCATCTGGGCTGCATTCCGCTCGGCGCGGGCGAGGGCGAGAACAAAGGGCCGTTCGGCGGCTATTTCTGCCCGTGCCACGGTTCGGCATACGATACGGCTGCGCGCATCCGGCAAGGGCCGGCACCGCGGAACCTCGAAGTCCCGCCGTACACCTTCACTTCCGACACCGTCGTTCAGATAGGCTGA
- the hemF gene encoding oxygen-dependent coproporphyrinogen oxidase, which yields MTDLTPDTTGLELDAQQTEARSWFEDLRSRICAEFEAIEREAGSNASFDYLAWNREDEGGAPGGGGVRGVMKGKVFEKVGVNVSTVGGSFNPEFAKSINGADEDPSFLATGISLVAHMANPHVPAVHMNTRFLTTTKRWFGGGADLNPPIPYQEDTDSFHARLRAACSPYGPDVYERYAKWADDYFYIPHRGVHRGVGGIFYDHLECDSDAQFERNFHFTRDVGEAFLDAYPAIVRRRMNADFTEADTATQLAWRGRYAEFNLIYDRGTLFGLKTGGNIDAILMSLPPLARWD from the coding sequence ATGACCGACCTGACACCCGACACCACCGGCCTGGAACTCGATGCGCAGCAGACCGAGGCCCGCAGCTGGTTCGAGGATCTTCGCAGCCGCATCTGCGCCGAATTCGAGGCGATCGAGCGCGAAGCGGGCTCCAATGCGAGCTTCGATTATCTGGCCTGGAACCGGGAAGATGAAGGCGGCGCGCCTGGCGGCGGCGGCGTGCGCGGTGTGATGAAGGGCAAGGTTTTCGAAAAGGTGGGCGTCAATGTTTCCACCGTCGGCGGCAGCTTCAATCCGGAATTCGCAAAATCGATCAACGGCGCTGATGAAGACCCCAGTTTTCTGGCCACCGGGATCAGTCTGGTCGCGCACATGGCCAACCCGCATGTGCCCGCGGTGCACATGAACACGCGCTTCCTTACCACCACCAAGCGCTGGTTCGGCGGCGGCGCCGATCTCAATCCGCCGATCCCCTATCAGGAAGATACCGACAGCTTTCATGCCCGCCTGCGCGCGGCCTGCAGCCCTTACGGCCCGGATGTTTACGAACGCTATGCCAAATGGGCGGACGACTATTTCTACATCCCCCATCGCGGCGTGCATCGCGGCGTGGGCGGCATTTTCTACGATCATCTGGAATGCGACAGCGACGCGCAGTTTGAGCGCAACTTCCACTTCACCCGCGACGTAGGCGAGGCCTTTCTGGATGCCTATCCTGCGATCGTGCGGCGGCGGATGAACGCGGACTTCACCGAGGCTGATACCGCCACGCAGCTCGCCTGGCGCGGGCGCTACGCCGAATTCAACCTGATCTACGATCGCGGTACGTTGTTCGGCCTGAAGACCGGCGGCAATATCGATGCAATTTTGATGAGCCTGCCGCCGCTCGCCCGCTGGGACTGA